Proteins from one Streptobacillus canis genomic window:
- a CDS encoding s-methyl-5-thioribose-1-phosphate isomerase, giving the protein MERQDYNLPFMLTYENIAWFYEEGYVKILDRRIYPEKVEFVTCNKFEEVAQAVADMVTQSAGPYTAVGMGMALAAFECKDLSKEEQIKYLENASYVLSHARPTTANRMEKITKGCLEVAKVAINNNENVALAIKNETINSLNRRYSIMEKVGKNLSKQIKDGDRILTQCFGETIIGMLTRLLKEEKKENVKIYCAETRPYYQGARLTATCFAEMGFDTTILTDNMIAYAMKYEKINVFTSAADTITRGGYIANKIGTYQIALLAKEFGVPYYVTGIPDVDKFGENDITIEMRDPALVLGNHTHEKSKAIYPSFDITPPYLISGIVTDNGIYSAFDLESYFENEVKRFY; this is encoded by the coding sequence TGAAGAAGGATATGTAAAAATCTTGGATAGAAGAATATATCCTGAAAAAGTTGAATTTGTTACATGTAATAAATTTGAAGAAGTTGCTCAAGCAGTAGCTGATATGGTTACTCAAAGTGCAGGACCTTATACTGCAGTTGGAATGGGAATGGCATTAGCTGCTTTTGAATGTAAGGATTTGTCAAAAGAAGAACAAATCAAGTATTTAGAGAATGCAAGTTATGTTTTATCTCATGCTAGGCCAACTACTGCAAATAGAATGGAAAAAATTACAAAAGGTTGTTTAGAAGTTGCTAAAGTTGCAATAAATAATAATGAAAATGTAGCTTTAGCAATAAAAAATGAAACAATTAATTCTTTAAATAGAAGATACTCTATTATGGAAAAAGTAGGTAAAAATCTTTCAAAACAAATAAAAGATGGAGATAGAATATTAACTCAATGTTTTGGAGAGACAATTATAGGGATGTTAACAAGATTGTTAAAAGAGGAAAAAAAGGAAAATGTTAAAATATATTGTGCAGAAACTAGACCATATTATCAAGGAGCAAGATTAACAGCTACATGCTTTGCAGAAATGGGATTTGATACAACTATTCTTACTGATAATATGATAGCTTATGCCATGAAATATGAAAAAATTAATGTGTTTACATCTGCTGCAGATACCATAACTAGAGGAGGGTATATAGCAAATAAAATAGGTACATATCAAATTGCATTACTTGCTAAAGAATTTGGAGTACCATATTATGTTACAGGAATACCGGATGTAGATAAATTTGGAGAAAATGATATAACTATAGAAATGAGAGATCCAGCTCTTGTTTTAGGTAATCATACTCATGAAAAATCTAAAGCAATATATCCTTCATTTGACATTACACCACCATATTTAATAAGTGGGATAGTAACTGATAATGGAATATATTCAGCTTTTGATTTAGAAAGTTATTTTGAAAATGAAGTTAAAAGATTTTATTAA